A DNA window from Streptococcus sp. LPB0220 contains the following coding sequences:
- the nox gene encoding H2O-forming NADH oxidase codes for MSKIVVVGANHAGTACINTMLDNFGNENEIVVFDQNSNISFLGCGMALWIGEQIDGPEGLFYSDKEKLEAKGAKVYMNSPVLSIDYDNKVVTAEVDGKEHKESYEKLIFATGSTPIIPPIKGVEIVPGNREFKATLENLQFVKLYQNAEEVIEKLKDNSKHLNRIAVVGGGYIGVELAEAFERLGKDVVLVDIVDTVLNGYYDKDFTDIMAKNLEDHNIRLALGQTVQAVEGDGKVERLVTDKETFDVDMVILAVGFRPNTALADGKIELFRNGAFLVDKKQETSLPGVYAVGDCATIFDNARNEMSYIALASNAVRSGIVGAYNATGHELEGIGVQGSNGISIYGLHMVSTGLTLEKAKAAGFNATETGFNDLQKPEFIKHDNYEVGIKIVYDKDTRQILGAQMVSRDSAISMAIHMFSLAIQEHVTIDKLALTDLFFLPHFNKPYNYITMAALTAE; via the coding sequence ATGAGTAAAATCGTTGTTGTAGGGGCTAACCATGCCGGAACAGCTTGTATCAACACTATGTTAGATAATTTCGGAAATGAAAATGAAATTGTAGTTTTTGACCAAAACTCAAACATTTCATTCCTTGGATGTGGGATGGCGCTTTGGATCGGTGAGCAAATCGATGGTCCTGAAGGTCTTTTCTACTCTGACAAAGAAAAATTGGAAGCAAAAGGTGCAAAAGTCTACATGAATTCACCTGTTCTTTCAATTGACTATGACAACAAAGTGGTGACTGCAGAAGTTGATGGAAAAGAACACAAAGAATCTTACGAAAAATTGATCTTTGCGACTGGATCAACACCAATCATTCCTCCAATTAAAGGAGTTGAAATCGTACCTGGTAACCGCGAATTCAAAGCAACACTTGAAAATCTTCAATTCGTTAAATTGTACCAAAATGCTGAAGAAGTCATCGAAAAATTGAAAGACAACAGCAAACACTTGAACCGTATCGCCGTAGTTGGTGGTGGTTACATCGGTGTTGAACTTGCTGAAGCTTTCGAACGTCTTGGTAAAGATGTTGTCTTGGTGGATATCGTGGACACTGTCTTGAATGGTTACTACGACAAAGACTTCACTGACATCATGGCGAAAAACTTGGAAGACCACAACATCCGTTTGGCACTTGGACAAACAGTTCAAGCGGTTGAAGGAGATGGTAAGGTGGAACGCCTTGTAACCGATAAAGAAACCTTCGATGTAGATATGGTTATCTTGGCTGTTGGTTTCCGTCCTAATACAGCTCTTGCTGATGGTAAGATCGAACTCTTCCGCAACGGTGCTTTCCTTGTTGATAAGAAACAAGAAACTTCACTTCCAGGTGTCTACGCAGTTGGTGACTGTGCGACTATCTTCGATAACGCTCGTAACGAAATGAGCTACATTGCTCTTGCATCTAATGCGGTTCGTTCAGGTATTGTCGGTGCCTACAATGCGACTGGTCATGAATTAGAAGGAATCGGTGTTCAAGGTTCTAACGGTATCTCTATCTACGGCCTTCACATGGTTTCAACTGGTTTGACGCTTGAAAAAGCGAAAGCTGCAGGCTTCAATGCCACTGAAACTGGCTTTAACGACCTTCAAAAACCTGAATTTATCAAACACGATAACTATGAAGTTGGTATCAAGATCGTCTATGATAAAGATACTCGTCAAATCCTTGGAGCTCAAATGGTATCACGTGATAGCGCCATCTCAATGGCTATCCACATGTTCTCACTTGCGATTCAAGAACACGTGACGATTGATAAATTGGCCTTGACAGACTTGTTCTTCTTGCCACACTTCAACAAACCATACAACTACATCACAATGGCAGCTTTAACTGCTGAATAA
- a CDS encoding ClC family H(+)/Cl(-) exchange transporter, with translation MSAKEEAFKNEFQFASSSIVAHIVRGVLVGIVVGCIVSSFRFLIEHIFHFVQGVYKEMSGQPLYLLAMLLGYGVIVLLAGRLIRTNRDIKGSGIPQVEAELKGLLAVSWWDTLWKKYILGVLAIGSGLMLGREGPSIQLGAMGGKGVAHHLKVSPVEERSLIASGAAAGLAAAFNAPIAGLLFVVEEVYHHFSRFFWISTLAASLTANFISLNVFGQTPVLHMPQNIPPLHLSQYWIYLFLGVFLGAAGYVYEIVVLNIGRLYRLLEKIFHVPSHYSSLFAFVLILPIGYFLPQILGGGNQLVLDLARVPYTVLTILLYFAIRFIWSMLSYGSGLPGGIFLPILALGSLLGAIVGTFLQNIGFISQNQLPLFIILGMSGYFGAISKAPLTAMILVTEMVGDIRSLMPLGMVTLLAYMIMDLFHGAPVYEAMLEQLLPDKAQEEGELTLIEIPVSEKIAGKQVHELHLPQDILITTQMRSGKSYTVNGATRLYLGDSIFVVVKESEIGRVKDILL, from the coding sequence ATGTCTGCAAAAGAAGAAGCCTTTAAAAATGAATTTCAATTTGCATCTAGTTCAATTGTGGCCCATATTGTCAGAGGTGTTCTGGTTGGGATCGTTGTGGGCTGCATCGTCTCAAGTTTTCGCTTTTTGATCGAACATATTTTTCATTTCGTTCAAGGTGTTTACAAGGAGATGTCTGGTCAACCACTCTATTTGCTGGCGATGCTGTTGGGGTATGGGGTGATCGTACTGCTTGCTGGTCGCCTCATTCGCACCAATCGGGATATCAAGGGATCAGGAATTCCGCAAGTCGAAGCGGAGCTTAAGGGCCTCTTGGCGGTGAGCTGGTGGGATACCTTGTGGAAGAAGTATATTCTAGGTGTCTTGGCCATCGGAAGTGGCTTGATGCTTGGTCGTGAAGGTCCTAGTATTCAATTAGGGGCAATGGGTGGAAAAGGAGTGGCCCATCATTTGAAGGTCAGCCCGGTTGAGGAGCGGTCTTTAATTGCAAGTGGGGCTGCTGCTGGTCTTGCAGCTGCCTTTAATGCACCTATAGCGGGGCTCTTATTTGTTGTTGAAGAGGTCTACCATCATTTTTCACGTTTCTTTTGGATTTCGACCTTGGCTGCTAGTTTGACTGCTAATTTCATTTCACTCAATGTCTTTGGTCAAACACCAGTGCTTCATATGCCTCAAAATATTCCACCACTCCATCTGTCTCAGTACTGGATTTATCTTTTTCTTGGAGTCTTTTTAGGGGCAGCAGGGTATGTCTACGAAATAGTGGTCCTTAATATCGGTCGACTCTATCGTTTGCTAGAGAAGATTTTCCATGTTCCTTCTCATTATTCTTCTTTATTTGCCTTTGTCTTGATTCTTCCAATCGGCTATTTTCTTCCTCAAATTCTTGGTGGTGGGAACCAATTAGTCTTGGATTTAGCTCGAGTACCGTATACAGTGCTGACCATCCTTCTTTATTTTGCGATCCGTTTCATCTGGAGTATGTTGAGCTATGGTAGTGGCTTACCAGGTGGCATCTTCCTGCCCATACTAGCATTAGGATCACTTTTAGGGGCCATCGTTGGAACCTTCCTCCAAAACATTGGCTTTATCTCTCAAAATCAGCTGCCTCTTTTCATCATTTTAGGAATGAGTGGGTATTTTGGAGCTATTTCAAAAGCACCTTTAACAGCGATGATCTTGGTAACAGAGATGGTCGGTGATATTCGCAGTTTAATGCCCCTAGGTATGGTGACCTTGCTGGCTTATATGATCATGGATCTCTTCCATGGAGCGCCAGTCTATGAAGCCATGCTCGAGCAATTGTTGCCGGATAAGGCGCAAGAAGAAGGAGAGTTGACTTTAATTGAGATCCCTGTATCAGAAAAGATTGCAGGTAAGCAAGTTCATGAACTGCACCTCCCTCAAGATATCTTGATCACCACGCAAATGCGAAGCGGTAAGAGCTATACGGTCAATGGCGCGACTCGCTTGTATCTAGGGGATAGCATCTTTGTGGTGGTTAAAGAATCCGAAATCGGACGGGTCAAAGATATTCTTTTGTAA
- the efeO gene encoding iron uptake system protein EfeO: MKKYSLLLLSVALLAGCANSTSKQSSQKTQTSSTVHLSKADQKTLDNATAEYKDFVEMQIDQLLKDTEGFRATLKDGNLEEAKKQYPLIRMAYERSEPIAETFGESDVKIDYRLVDYVDENKSEDGWSGFHRIERILWENNTTDGTDKYADQLVNDIKELKAKIATVEVTPDIMLTGAVDLLNEVATQKITGEEEVFSHTDLYDFRANIEGAEKIFSLFKPLIEKKDAKLVKTLESEFKNVNALLDKHMTDDSNYKSYTDLSKEDTKELAEAVTKLGEPLSQMGVILDGK, from the coding sequence ATGAAAAAATATAGTCTACTCTTATTGAGTGTTGCTCTTTTAGCAGGGTGTGCAAATTCTACTAGCAAACAGTCGAGTCAAAAGACGCAAACCAGCTCAACGGTGCACTTGTCAAAGGCTGACCAGAAGACCTTGGACAATGCGACAGCTGAATACAAAGACTTTGTTGAAATGCAAATTGACCAATTGCTCAAGGATACAGAAGGATTCCGAGCTACCCTAAAAGACGGGAATTTGGAAGAAGCCAAAAAGCAATACCCCTTGATCCGTATGGCCTATGAACGTTCCGAACCGATCGCTGAAACTTTCGGAGAATCGGATGTCAAGATCGACTACCGCTTGGTGGATTATGTGGATGAAAATAAATCAGAAGATGGCTGGTCAGGTTTCCACCGGATTGAGCGTATCCTTTGGGAAAACAATACTACAGATGGAACAGACAAATATGCTGACCAACTGGTGAACGATATCAAGGAGTTGAAAGCTAAAATTGCTACAGTAGAAGTCACACCGGATATCATGTTGACCGGAGCTGTCGATTTGCTCAACGAAGTGGCAACGCAAAAGATTACGGGTGAAGAAGAAGTCTTCTCTCATACAGATCTTTACGACTTCCGCGCCAATATTGAAGGGGCTGAAAAGATCTTCTCTCTCTTTAAACCCCTGATTGAGAAAAAAGATGCCAAATTGGTTAAAACCTTGGAATCAGAATTCAAGAATGTTAATGCTTTATTGGACAAACACATGACAGATGATTCAAACTATAAGTCTTACACAGATTTATCCAAGGAAGATACCAAGGAATTGGCAGAAGCTGTGACCAAACTTGGTGAACCCTTGTCTCAAATGGGTGTGATTTTAGATGGGAAATAA
- the efeB gene encoding iron uptake transporter deferrochelatase/peroxidase subunit, with translation MADEKFLDKKMDRREFLKKAGIGGAGLALGLSGASAFFANQDSSSKKAYDGDEDISFYGKHQAGITTPMQKACYLVVLDLHTTDKKEIIQLFKDWTDYSSKLVEGELVKKDGANALLPPTDTGETVGLNPYRLSLTFGVSASFLKKLGLESKRPKLFRDLPPFPKEQLQDKYTGGDIVIQACADDEQVAFHAVRNLIRKGRNTITMKWSKSGFAAIGDRKETPRNLFGFKDGTANVTTEKDFDKVVWTDSKDWMKGGSYMALRLVQMHLETWDRTNLQEQENTFGRYKESGAPFGKTNEFDEVDLSKLPVDSHVRLAKEVDRPILRRSYSYSDGINEQTGQFDAGLIFIAFQKDPNSFVKIQTNLGAVDKMNEYITHIGSGLFACFAGVEKGGYLGQALFE, from the coding sequence ATGGCTGACGAAAAATTTTTAGATAAAAAAATGGACCGTCGTGAATTTCTTAAAAAAGCAGGTATTGGAGGGGCTGGTCTAGCGCTGGGCCTCTCTGGTGCATCTGCTTTTTTCGCTAATCAAGACAGTTCCAGCAAAAAAGCTTATGATGGGGATGAAGACATCTCCTTTTATGGCAAGCACCAAGCAGGGATTACGACTCCTATGCAGAAGGCTTGCTACTTGGTGGTATTAGACCTTCACACGACGGACAAAAAAGAAATCATCCAGCTTTTTAAAGACTGGACCGACTATAGTAGTAAATTAGTCGAAGGAGAATTGGTCAAAAAAGATGGCGCCAATGCCCTCTTGCCTCCAACAGATACAGGTGAAACAGTAGGACTCAATCCCTATCGCTTGAGCCTGACGTTTGGTGTCTCTGCCAGCTTTCTCAAGAAATTAGGTTTGGAGTCCAAACGTCCCAAGCTCTTTCGTGATTTGCCTCCATTTCCAAAGGAGCAGTTGCAGGACAAATACACTGGTGGTGATATCGTCATTCAGGCCTGTGCCGACGATGAGCAAGTAGCCTTTCATGCGGTCCGAAATCTCATCCGCAAAGGTCGCAATACCATCACCATGAAGTGGAGCAAGTCCGGTTTTGCGGCGATTGGTGACAGAAAAGAAACGCCGCGTAACCTCTTTGGTTTCAAGGATGGAACAGCAAATGTCACGACGGAGAAGGATTTTGATAAGGTCGTCTGGACAGACAGCAAGGATTGGATGAAGGGTGGTTCCTATATGGCTCTTCGCCTAGTGCAAATGCACTTGGAAACTTGGGACCGAACCAATTTGCAGGAGCAGGAAAACACTTTTGGTCGCTACAAGGAGTCCGGTGCTCCCTTTGGTAAAACCAACGAATTTGATGAGGTAGATTTATCTAAACTACCTGTAGATTCACATGTTCGTTTGGCCAAAGAAGTCGATCGTCCGATTTTACGGCGTTCTTATTCTTATTCGGATGGCATCAATGAACAGACTGGGCAATTTGATGCTGGCTTGATCTTTATCGCCTTTCAAAAGGATCCGAACAGCTTTGTCAAAATCCAAACCAACTTAGGCGCAGTGGACAAAATGAACGAGTACATCACCCATATCGGAAGTGGACTCTTTGCTTGCTTTGCAGGCGTTGAGAAAGGAGGGTATCTTGGTCAAGCACTCTTTGAATAA